A window of the Kosakonia sp. BYX6 genome harbors these coding sequences:
- the ahr gene encoding NADPH-dependent aldehyde reductase Ahr: MSIIKNYVAPQAGAALELQEYDAGPLAAEDVEVQVDYCGVCHSDLSMIDNEWGFSQYPLVAGHEVIGRVVELGSAAQDKGLKVGQRVGIGWTARSCGHCDACIDGNHVNCLEGTVPTIINRGGFADKLRADWQWVIPLPDSIDVETAGPLLCGGITVFKPLLMHNITATSRVGVIGIGGLGHIAIKLLHAMGCEVTAFSSNPAKEAEVRLMGADYVVNSRDTEALKARAGQYDLIINTVNVDLNWQPYFEALAHGGNFHTVGIVLKPLEVPALTLVSGDRSISGSATGTPFELRKLMKFAGRAKVAPTTEMFPMSQINDALQHLRDGKARYRVVLKADF; this comes from the coding sequence ATGAGCATCATCAAAAACTACGTCGCGCCGCAGGCGGGTGCCGCACTCGAACTACAGGAATATGATGCTGGCCCGCTGGCGGCAGAAGATGTGGAAGTACAGGTGGATTACTGCGGGGTCTGTCATTCGGATCTGTCGATGATCGACAACGAATGGGGCTTTTCCCAGTACCCGCTGGTTGCCGGGCATGAAGTGATTGGCCGCGTGGTGGAATTGGGTAGCGCGGCGCAAGACAAAGGCCTCAAAGTGGGTCAGCGCGTCGGCATCGGCTGGACGGCGCGCAGTTGCGGGCACTGCGATGCCTGTATCGACGGCAATCACGTTAACTGCCTGGAAGGCACTGTGCCGACCATTATCAATCGCGGCGGTTTTGCCGATAAGCTCCGCGCCGACTGGCAGTGGGTCATTCCGCTGCCGGACAGCATTGATGTTGAAACCGCCGGGCCGCTGCTCTGTGGTGGGATCACCGTATTTAAACCGCTGCTGATGCACAACATCACCGCCACCAGCCGCGTCGGTGTCATCGGTATCGGCGGGCTCGGGCATATCGCCATCAAACTGCTGCATGCCATGGGTTGTGAAGTGACGGCGTTTAGCTCGAACCCCGCAAAAGAGGCGGAAGTGCGCCTGATGGGGGCAGATTACGTGGTGAACAGCCGGGATACCGAAGCGCTGAAAGCGCGGGCGGGTCAGTACGATTTGATCATTAACACCGTTAATGTCGATTTGAACTGGCAGCCCTACTTCGAAGCACTGGCGCACGGCGGGAATTTTCACACCGTCGGTATTGTGCTGAAACCGCTGGAAGTACCGGCTCTCACTCTGGTTAGCGGGGATCGCAGCATCTCCGGTTCCGCAACTGGCACGCCGTTTGAATTGCGTAAGCTGATGAAGTTTGCCGGACGGGCGAAAGTGGCACCGACCACCGAGATGTTCCCAATGTCGCAAATCAATGACGCGTTGCAGCATCTGCGCGATGGCAAAGCCCGTTATCGCGTAGTGTTGAAAGCGGATTTTTAA
- a CDS encoding dihydroxyacetone kinase subunit DhaK: MSRFFFNDRKQLVNDAIEGLVISAPHGNLVRLDIDPAIRIVARADWDKSRVAVISGGGSGHEPAHAGFVGKGMLTAAVCGDVFASPSVDAVLNAIVAVTGDRGCLLIVKNYTGDRLNFGLAAEKAKLYGLKVEMVIVADDIALPDNKQPRGIAGTALVHKIAGHAAEHGKSLSEVRDIAQQACDNVYSLGLAMETCNLPGSDSEEGRIQQGHVELGLGIHGEPGATTVDTHNSKELIETLVKPLKAAVGDDRVAVLINNLGGVSALEMALLTKELAHSALKDQLAYLVGPAPLVSSLDMKGFSLSLLRLNDEFEQAICADVQTVGWQKPVPFAPMKTVSHSAVYDGLEIEPSDNPQVKALVGTAAQILIDLENRLNALDAKVGDGDTGSTFAEGAREIKRLLENDALPLNNTAQLLQLVGERLATVMGGSSGVLMSIFFTAAGQAVHNATALPDALLLGLKQMKHYGGADLGDRTLIDALQPALEALRDSGMAAAVDAAKKGAESTATMQKAGAGRSSYVNSENLSGVTDPGAVAIADVFAAIAK, from the coding sequence ATGTCCAGATTCTTTTTCAATGACCGCAAACAGTTGGTCAATGATGCCATTGAAGGTTTAGTGATTTCTGCACCGCACGGCAACCTCGTTCGACTCGATATTGATCCTGCCATCCGTATTGTGGCTCGCGCCGACTGGGACAAAAGCCGCGTGGCGGTAATTTCCGGCGGTGGCTCTGGCCATGAACCGGCGCATGCCGGGTTTGTCGGCAAAGGCATGCTCACCGCTGCCGTTTGCGGTGATGTTTTCGCATCGCCAAGCGTCGACGCGGTGCTGAACGCCATTGTGGCGGTGACCGGTGATCGTGGCTGCCTGCTGATTGTCAAAAACTACACCGGCGACCGGCTAAACTTCGGTCTGGCGGCGGAAAAAGCCAAACTCTACGGCCTGAAAGTGGAGATGGTGATCGTCGCCGACGACATTGCGCTGCCGGACAACAAACAGCCGCGCGGTATCGCCGGAACGGCGCTGGTGCATAAAATTGCCGGCCATGCCGCTGAGCATGGCAAGTCGCTCAGCGAAGTGCGCGATATCGCCCAGCAAGCCTGCGATAACGTCTACAGCCTCGGGCTGGCGATGGAGACCTGCAACCTGCCGGGCAGCGACAGCGAGGAAGGTCGCATTCAGCAAGGCCACGTCGAGCTGGGGCTGGGGATCCATGGCGAACCGGGCGCGACCACCGTGGACACCCACAACAGCAAGGAACTTATCGAGACGCTGGTCAAACCGTTAAAAGCGGCGGTGGGCGACGATCGCGTGGCGGTGCTGATCAACAACCTCGGCGGCGTTTCCGCGCTGGAAATGGCGCTGCTGACCAAAGAGCTGGCGCACTCTGCGTTGAAAGACCAACTTGCGTACTTAGTTGGCCCCGCGCCGCTGGTCAGTTCGCTGGATATGAAAGGCTTTTCGCTGTCGTTGCTGCGCCTGAACGACGAGTTCGAACAGGCGATTTGCGCGGATGTGCAGACGGTCGGCTGGCAGAAGCCGGTGCCTTTCGCGCCGATGAAAACCGTGTCACATAGCGCCGTTTACGATGGACTCGAAATCGAACCGTCTGATAACCCGCAGGTAAAAGCGCTGGTCGGCACGGCGGCGCAAATATTGATTGATCTTGAAAACCGCCTAAACGCGCTGGATGCGAAAGTGGGCGATGGCGATACCGGTTCGACCTTTGCCGAAGGCGCGCGGGAGATCAAACGCCTGCTGGAGAACGATGCGCTACCGCTGAACAACACCGCGCAGTTGCTGCAACTGGTCGGCGAACGTCTGGCGACGGTGATGGGCGGTTCCAGCGGCGTGTTGATGTCGATTTTCTTCACTGCCGCAGGCCAGGCGGTGCATAACGCCACCGCGCTGCCGGACGCGTTGCTGTTGGGATTAAAGCAAATGAAGCATTACGGCGGGGCAGATCTGGGCGATCGCACGTTGATCGACGCGCTGCAACCGGCGCTGGAAGCGCTGCGCGACAGCGGGATGGCAGCAGCGGTAGACGCCGCGAAGAAAGGGGCGGAGAGCACCGCCACCATGCAAAAAGCCGGTGCCGGGCGCTCATCCTATGTGAACAGTGAAAACCTGTCCGGGGTCACCGACCCAGGCGCAGTGGCGATTGCCGACGTGTTTGCCGCCATCGCCAAATAA
- the lptG gene encoding LPS export ABC transporter permease LptG, whose amino-acid sequence MQAFGVLDRYIGKTIFTTIMMTLFMLVSLSGIIKFVDQLKKAGQGSYDALGAGMYTLLSVPKDIQIFFPMAALLGALLGLGMLAQRSELVVMQASGYTRMQVALSVMKTAIPLVLLTMAIGEWVAPQGEQMARNQRAQSMYGGSLLSTQSGLWAKDGNNFIYIERVKGDNELGGVSIYSFNKERRLQSVRYAASATFDAEHKIWRLSQVDESNLTDPKQVTGSQTVSGTWKTNLTPDKLGVVALDPDALSISGLHNYVKYLKSSGQDSGRYQLNMWSKIFQPLSVAVMMLMALSFIFGPLRSVPMGVRVVTGISFGFVFYVMDQIFGPLTLVYGIPPVVGALLPSATFFLISLWLMMRKN is encoded by the coding sequence ATGCAGGCTTTTGGCGTACTCGACCGCTATATCGGTAAAACCATTTTTACCACCATCATGATGACCCTGTTCATGCTGGTGTCGCTCTCCGGCATTATCAAGTTCGTCGACCAGTTGAAAAAAGCCGGGCAGGGGAGCTACGACGCCCTCGGCGCGGGGATGTACACCCTTCTCAGCGTGCCGAAAGATATCCAAATCTTCTTTCCGATGGCCGCGCTGCTTGGCGCGCTGCTCGGGCTGGGCATGTTGGCGCAGCGCAGCGAACTGGTAGTGATGCAGGCTTCGGGTTACACCCGTATGCAGGTGGCGCTGTCGGTGATGAAAACCGCCATTCCACTGGTTTTGCTGACCATGGCTATCGGCGAATGGGTTGCGCCGCAGGGCGAGCAGATGGCGCGTAACCAGCGCGCGCAGTCGATGTATGGCGGCTCGCTGCTCTCCACGCAGTCCGGTTTGTGGGCAAAAGACGGCAATAACTTTATCTATATCGAACGCGTGAAAGGCGATAACGAACTGGGTGGCGTCAGTATCTACTCGTTCAATAAAGAGCGCCGTTTGCAGTCCGTGCGCTATGCCGCTTCGGCGACGTTCGATGCGGAACACAAAATCTGGCGTTTGTCGCAGGTGGATGAGTCTAACCTGACCGATCCAAAACAGGTCACCGGTTCGCAGACCGTTAGCGGCACTTGGAAAACCAACCTCACACCGGACAAACTGGGCGTGGTGGCATTGGATCCGGATGCGCTGTCCATCAGCGGCCTGCACAACTATGTGAAATACCTGAAGTCGAGCGGCCAGGATTCCGGGCGCTACCAGCTCAATATGTGGAGCAAAATCTTCCAGCCGCTGTCGGTAGCGGTGATGATGCTGATGGCGCTGTCGTTTATCTTTGGCCCGCTGCGTAGCGTGCCGATGGGTGTGCGTGTGGTCACCGGTATCAGCTTCGGCTTTGTCTTCTACGTAATGGATCAGATTTTCGGCCCGCTAACGCTGGTTTACGGCATTCCGCCGGTGGTGGGTGCGCTGTTGCCGAGTGCGACGTTCTTTTTGATCAGCCTGTGGCTAATGATGCGTAAAAATTAA
- the lptF gene encoding LPS export ABC transporter permease LptF: MIITRYLVRETLKSQLAILFILLLIFFCQKLVRILGAAADGEIPTNLVLSLLGLGVPEMAQLILPLSLFLGLLMTLGKLYTESEITVMHACGLSRAVLVKAALILALFTGVVAAVNVMWAGPWSSRHQDQVLADAKANPGLAALAQGQFQQATDGNSVLFIEGVEGSKFTNVFLAQLRPKGNARPSVVLADSGHLSQHKDGSQVVTLNTGTRFEGTAMLRDFRITDFLDYQAIIGHQAVALDPSDTEQMDMRTLFNTDNDRASAELHWRLTLIFTVFMMALMVVPLSVVNPRQGRVLSMLPAMLLYLVFFLLQTTLRSNGMKGKLDPLVWMWVVNVIYLALAVVLNMWDTVPMRRVRARFLRRGAV; the protein is encoded by the coding sequence GTGATAATCACAAGATATCTGGTGCGGGAGACGCTTAAAAGCCAGCTTGCGATCCTATTCATCCTGCTTCTGATTTTCTTCTGTCAGAAATTAGTCAGGATTTTGGGCGCAGCCGCCGACGGCGAAATCCCCACAAACCTCGTTCTCTCTCTGTTAGGCCTTGGTGTGCCAGAAATGGCGCAGCTGATCCTGCCATTGAGTCTGTTCCTCGGCTTGCTCATGACGTTGGGCAAACTCTACACCGAAAGCGAAATCACGGTTATGCACGCCTGCGGGCTGAGCCGCGCGGTGCTGGTGAAAGCTGCGCTGATTCTCGCGCTGTTTACCGGCGTGGTCGCGGCCGTCAACGTGATGTGGGCTGGTCCGTGGTCATCCCGTCATCAGGATCAAGTGCTGGCAGATGCCAAAGCGAACCCCGGCCTCGCCGCGTTAGCGCAAGGCCAGTTCCAGCAGGCGACAGACGGCAACTCGGTGCTGTTTATTGAAGGCGTTGAAGGCAGCAAATTCACCAACGTTTTCCTCGCGCAACTTCGTCCGAAAGGTAACGCGCGCCCGTCCGTGGTGCTGGCGGATTCCGGTCATCTTTCACAGCATAAGGACGGCTCGCAAGTCGTGACACTGAATACCGGAACGCGGTTTGAAGGCACGGCGATGCTGCGCGATTTCCGCATTACGGATTTCCTGGATTATCAGGCAATTATCGGCCACCAGGCGGTCGCGTTGGATCCGTCGGATACCGAGCAAATGGATATGCGCACGCTGTTTAATACCGACAACGATCGCGCCAGCGCAGAGTTGCACTGGCGTTTAACGCTTATCTTTACCGTGTTTATGATGGCGCTGATGGTCGTGCCGCTGAGCGTGGTGAACCCGCGTCAGGGCCGCGTATTATCCATGCTGCCTGCCATGCTGTTGTACCTGGTTTTCTTCCTGTTGCAGACCACGCTTCGCTCAAACGGCATGAAAGGGAAGCTCGATCCGCTGGTGTGGATGTGGGTGGTCAACGTGATCTATCTGGCGTTGGCGGTGGTGCTGAATATGTGGGATACGGTGCCAATGCGCCGGGTTCGCGCCCGTTTTCTGCGTAGAGGAGCGGTATAA
- the pepA gene encoding leucyl aminopeptidase, producing the protein MEFSVKSGSPEKQRSACIVVGVFEPRRLSPIAEQLDKISDGYISALLRRGELEGKPGQTLLLHHVPNVLSERILLIGCGKERELDERQYKQVIQKTINTLNDTGSMEAVCFLTELHVKGRNTYWKVRQAVETAKETLYSFDQLKTNKSEPRRPLRKMVFNVPTRRELTSGERAIQHGLAIAAGIKAAKDLGNMPPNICNAAYLASQARQLADTYSKNVMTRVIGEQQMRELGMHSYLAVGQGSQNESLMSVIEYKGNPSEDARPIVLVGKGLTFDSGGISIKPAEGMDEMKYDMCGAAAVYGVMRMVAELQLPINVTGVLAGCENMPGGRAYRPGDVLTTMSGQTVEVLNTDAEGRLVLCDVLTYVERFEPEAVIDVATLTGACVIALGHHITGLLSNHNPLAHELIGASEQAGDRAWRLPMSDEYQEQLESNFADMANIGGRPGGAITAGCFLSRFARKYNWAHLDIAGTAWRSGKAKGATGRPVAMLSQFLLNRAGFNGEE; encoded by the coding sequence ATGGAGTTCAGTGTAAAAAGCGGTAGCCCGGAGAAACAGCGGAGTGCCTGCATCGTTGTCGGTGTCTTTGAACCGCGCAGGCTCTCTCCGATCGCCGAGCAGCTCGATAAGATCAGCGACGGTTACATCAGCGCGCTGCTGCGTCGCGGGGAACTGGAAGGCAAGCCTGGACAGACCCTGTTACTTCACCACGTACCAAATGTGCTTTCCGAGCGTATTTTACTGATTGGCTGCGGAAAAGAGCGGGAACTGGATGAGCGCCAGTACAAGCAGGTTATCCAGAAAACTATCAATACGCTGAATGATACCGGCTCAATGGAAGCGGTCTGTTTCCTGACCGAGCTGCACGTCAAAGGGCGCAACACTTACTGGAAAGTGCGCCAGGCGGTGGAAACCGCGAAAGAGACGCTCTACAGCTTCGACCAATTGAAAACCAACAAAAGCGAGCCGCGCCGCCCGCTGCGTAAAATGGTGTTCAACGTGCCAACCCGCCGCGAACTGACCAGCGGCGAGCGCGCCATCCAGCATGGTCTGGCGATTGCGGCTGGCATTAAAGCGGCGAAAGATCTCGGTAATATGCCGCCCAACATTTGTAATGCGGCCTACCTTGCGTCGCAGGCGCGTCAACTGGCGGATACTTACAGTAAAAATGTGATGACCCGCGTGATCGGCGAGCAACAGATGCGCGAGCTGGGCATGCACTCTTACCTCGCGGTTGGCCAGGGTTCACAAAACGAATCGCTGATGTCGGTTATCGAATACAAAGGCAACCCGTCGGAAGACGCGCGCCCGATTGTGCTGGTCGGCAAAGGCCTGACGTTCGACTCTGGCGGTATCTCCATCAAGCCGGCCGAAGGCATGGACGAGATGAAGTACGACATGTGTGGCGCAGCAGCAGTGTACGGCGTGATGCGCATGGTGGCTGAGTTGCAACTGCCGATCAACGTGACGGGCGTACTGGCGGGCTGTGAAAACATGCCTGGCGGTCGCGCGTATCGTCCGGGCGATGTGCTGACCACCATGTCCGGCCAAACCGTGGAAGTGCTGAACACCGACGCCGAAGGCCGGCTGGTGCTGTGCGATGTGCTGACGTATGTTGAGCGCTTCGAGCCGGAAGCGGTGATTGATGTGGCGACATTAACAGGCGCATGCGTTATCGCGCTGGGTCACCATATTACCGGCCTGCTGTCGAACCACAATCCGTTGGCACACGAGCTGATTGGCGCGTCCGAACAGGCGGGCGATCGCGCGTGGCGTCTGCCGATGAGTGATGAGTATCAGGAGCAGCTGGAATCCAACTTTGCCGATATGGCGAACATTGGCGGGCGTCCTGGCGGCGCGATTACCGCCGGTTGTTTCCTGTCGCGCTTTGCTCGCAAGTACAATTGGGCGCACCTTGATATCGCCGGTACTGCGTGGCGTTCCGGTAAAGCGAAAGGCGCAACGGGTCGTCCGGTGGCGATGTTGTCCCAGTTCTTGCTCAATCGCGCCGGGTTCAACGGCGAAGAGTAA
- the holC gene encoding DNA polymerase III subunit chi: MKNATFYLLDNDTQQDGLSAVEQLVCEIAAERWRNGKRVLIACVDEQQAIRLDEALWARPAESFVPHNLAGEGPRGGAPVEIAWPQKRNSSPRDILISLRAEFADFATAFTEVIDFVPHEDSLKQLARERYKAYRVAGFNLNTATWK; the protein is encoded by the coding sequence ATGAAAAATGCAACGTTCTATCTTCTGGACAACGACACACAACAAGATGGCTTAAGCGCCGTCGAACAACTGGTGTGTGAAATTGCCGCAGAACGTTGGCGTAACGGCAAACGCGTGCTGATTGCGTGTGTTGATGAGCAACAGGCGATTCGCCTTGATGAAGCGCTGTGGGCGCGCCCGGCGGAAAGCTTTGTGCCACACAACCTGGCGGGTGAAGGCCCGCGCGGTGGCGCGCCGGTTGAAATTGCCTGGCCGCAGAAGCGCAACAGCAGCCCGCGGGACATCTTAATCAGCCTGCGCGCGGAATTTGCAGATTTTGCCACCGCTTTCACAGAAGTGATAGACTTCGTCCCTCACGAAGACTCTCTGAAACAACTGGCACGCGAACGCTACAAAGCCTACCGCGTGGCCGGTTTCAACCTGAACACGGCAACCTGGAAATAA
- a CDS encoding valine--tRNA ligase, which produces MEKTYNPKDIEQPLYEQWEKQGYFKPNGDESKESFCIMIPPPNVTGSLHMGHAFQQTIMDTMIRYQRMQGKNTLWQAGTDHAGIATQMVVERKIAAEEGKTRHDYGRDAFIDKIWQWKAESGGTITRQMRRLGNSVDWERERFTMDEGLSNAVKEVFVRLYKEDLIYRGKRLVNWDPKLRTAISDLEVENRESKGSMWHIRYPLADGAKTADGKDYLVVATTRPETLLGDTGVAVNPEDPRYKDLIGKFVVLPLVNRRIPIVGDEHADMEKGTGCVKITPAHDFNDYEVGRRHKLPMINILTFDGDIRESAQVYDTNGNESTVYPADIPAEFQNLERFAARKAVVAAVDALGLLEEVKPHDLTVPYGDRGGVVIEPMLTDQWYVRADVLAKPAVEAVENGDIQFVPKQYENMYFSWMRDIQDWCISRQLWWGHRIPAWYDNEGNVYVGRNEEEVRQENNLSADIALRQDDDVLDTWFSSALWTFSTLGWPENTDALRQFHPTSVMVSGFDIIFFWIARMIMMTMHFIKDENGKPQVPFKTVYMTGLIRDDEGQKMSKSKGNVIDPLDMVDGISLADLLEKRTGNMMQPQLAEKIRKRTEKQFPDGIEPHGTDALRFTLAALASTGRDINWDMKRLEGYRNFCNKLWNASRFVLMNTEEQDCGFNGGERVLSLADRWILAEFNQTIKAYRDALDSFRFDIAAGILYEFTWNQFCDWYLELTKPVMNGGSEAELRGTRNTLVTVLEGLLRLAHPIIPFITETIWQRVKVLKGINADTIMLQPFPEYDASQVDENAVSDTEWLKQAIIAVRNIRAEMNISPGKPLELLLRNASADAQRRVNDNLSFLKTLARLESITVLSGDEKGPVSVTKIVDGAELLIPMAGLIDKDAELARLAKEVAKVEQEIGRIESKLGNEGFVARAPEAVIAKEREKLDGYAQTKAKLIEQQAVIAAL; this is translated from the coding sequence ATGGAAAAGACATACAACCCCAAAGATATCGAACAGCCGCTGTACGAGCAGTGGGAAAAGCAGGGCTATTTCAAGCCGAACGGTGATGAAAGTAAGGAAAGCTTCTGCATCATGATCCCGCCGCCGAACGTCACCGGCAGTTTGCATATGGGCCACGCCTTCCAGCAGACCATCATGGATACCATGATCCGCTACCAGCGCATGCAGGGGAAAAACACCCTGTGGCAGGCCGGTACTGACCATGCGGGTATCGCAACCCAAATGGTGGTTGAGCGTAAAATTGCCGCCGAAGAAGGTAAAACCCGCCACGACTACGGTCGCGATGCCTTCATCGACAAAATCTGGCAGTGGAAAGCGGAATCCGGCGGCACCATTACCCGCCAGATGCGCCGTCTGGGTAACTCCGTGGACTGGGAGCGCGAGCGCTTCACCATGGACGAAGGTCTTTCCAATGCCGTGAAAGAAGTGTTCGTCCGCCTGTATAAAGAAGATCTGATTTACCGTGGCAAACGCCTGGTGAACTGGGATCCGAAACTGCGCACTGCGATTTCCGATCTGGAAGTGGAAAACCGCGAGTCCAAAGGCTCAATGTGGCATATCCGCTACCCACTGGCCGACGGCGCGAAAACCGCCGACGGTAAAGATTATCTGGTTGTTGCGACCACTCGCCCGGAAACCCTGCTGGGCGATACCGGCGTGGCCGTGAACCCGGAAGATCCGCGCTATAAAGATTTGATTGGCAAATTCGTCGTCCTGCCGCTGGTTAACCGCCGTATTCCAATTGTTGGCGATGAACACGCCGATATGGAAAAAGGCACCGGCTGCGTGAAAATCACCCCGGCTCACGACTTCAACGACTACGAAGTTGGCCGTCGTCACAAGCTGCCGATGATCAATATCCTGACCTTTGACGGCGATATCCGTGAAAGCGCGCAGGTGTATGACACCAATGGCAACGAATCCACCGTTTATCCGGCTGATATCCCGGCCGAGTTCCAGAATCTGGAGCGTTTTGCCGCGCGTAAAGCGGTGGTTGCCGCCGTTGACGCGCTTGGCCTGCTGGAAGAGGTTAAACCGCACGACCTGACCGTTCCGTACGGCGATCGTGGCGGCGTGGTTATCGAACCGATGCTCACCGATCAATGGTACGTTCGCGCGGATGTGCTGGCGAAACCGGCGGTTGAAGCGGTGGAAAACGGCGATATCCAGTTCGTGCCGAAGCAGTACGAAAACATGTATTTCTCCTGGATGCGCGACATTCAGGACTGGTGTATCTCTCGCCAACTGTGGTGGGGCCACCGCATTCCGGCGTGGTACGACAACGAAGGCAATGTCTACGTTGGCCGCAACGAAGAAGAAGTGCGCCAGGAAAACAACCTGTCAGCCGATATCGCGCTGCGCCAGGACGACGATGTGCTGGACACCTGGTTCTCCTCCGCGCTGTGGACTTTCTCGACCCTCGGCTGGCCGGAAAACACCGACGCGCTGCGTCAGTTCCACCCGACCAGCGTGATGGTCAGCGGCTTCGACATCATCTTCTTCTGGATCGCGCGCATGATCATGATGACCATGCACTTCATCAAAGATGAAAACGGCAAGCCGCAGGTACCGTTTAAAACCGTCTATATGACCGGTTTGATTCGCGATGACGAAGGCCAGAAGATGTCGAAATCCAAAGGCAACGTGATTGACCCACTGGATATGGTCGACGGGATTTCGCTGGCGGATCTGCTGGAAAAACGCACCGGCAACATGATGCAGCCGCAGCTGGCGGAGAAAATCCGCAAGCGCACCGAGAAGCAGTTCCCGGACGGCATTGAACCGCACGGCACCGACGCCCTGCGTTTCACCCTGGCGGCGCTGGCTTCGACCGGTCGCGACATCAACTGGGATATGAAACGCCTGGAAGGTTACCGTAACTTCTGTAACAAGCTGTGGAACGCCAGCCGCTTTGTGCTGATGAACACCGAAGAGCAGGATTGCGGGTTCAACGGCGGCGAAAGGGTGTTATCGCTGGCGGACAGGTGGATTCTGGCGGAATTCAATCAGACCATCAAAGCCTACCGCGACGCGCTGGACAGCTTCCGCTTCGATATCGCGGCGGGCATTCTGTATGAGTTCACCTGGAACCAGTTCTGCGACTGGTATCTGGAGCTGACCAAGCCGGTGATGAACGGCGGTTCAGAAGCGGAATTGCGTGGCACGCGCAATACGCTGGTAACGGTGCTGGAAGGTCTGCTGCGCCTCGCGCACCCGATCATTCCGTTTATCACGGAAACCATCTGGCAGCGCGTGAAAGTGCTGAAAGGCATTAATGCCGATACCATCATGCTGCAACCGTTCCCGGAATATGACGCCTCTCAGGTTGATGAGAACGCGGTTTCCGATACCGAATGGCTGAAGCAGGCGATTATTGCAGTACGTAATATTCGTGCTGAAATGAACATTTCGCCGGGCAAACCGCTGGAACTGCTGCTGCGTAACGCCAGCGCCGATGCGCAGCGTCGTGTCAACGACAACCTGAGCTTCCTGAAAACGCTGGCGCGTCTGGAGAGCATCACCGTGCTGTCTGGCGATGAGAAAGGTCCGGTTTCGGTCACCAAGATCGTTGATGGCGCAGAGTTGCTGATCCCGATGGCGGGTCTGATCGACAAAGACGCCGAGCTGGCGCGACTGGCGAAAGAAGTGGCGAAAGTTGAGCAGGAAATTGGCCGCATCGAAAGCAAACTCGGCAACGAAGGCTTTGTGGCTCGCGCACCGGAAGCGGTGATTGCCAAAGAGCGTGAGAAGCTCGATGGCTACGCGCAGACCAAAGCGAAGCTGATTGAACAGCAGGCTGTTATCGCCGCGCTGTAA
- a CDS encoding YjgN family protein, which translates to MTSETHGSVAAPVRHFLFQGSGKGYFVIWLVNILLTLITLGLYLPWALVRARRYFYANTDLDGARFSYHATGSSIFIGWLCLLALYVIFFINVMYQNMVLQLCMIGLFLLFFPWLITQGLRYQMLMTEINGVRFNFYASPLRAWWVMMGCPLLIIIASVVVFSLFTTSAMSSTSIGAIITLIGLGSLVLLLGVAIMQGVYTAQWFGMLVNNLQYGKLKFSGTFSIKKCVTIIVLSMLLFVPFIALMLYMIVPAFYMMSQYTYAVGGDPEQLAMLMGPFYGKLMLAYLIYIAGAIVCFIFAFVKLRSYLYSQLALEGDIRFSSTVTVGRMFWISISNMLVCFVTLFLAWPWAKVRMTRYLLENTHVYGDLEALTLEDHGEKPAKDPANLLARGLSFYPAAF; encoded by the coding sequence ATGACTTCCGAAACTCATGGTTCCGTGGCCGCTCCCGTGCGCCATTTTCTATTTCAGGGCAGCGGGAAAGGTTATTTCGTGATATGGCTGGTAAATATTCTGCTTACCCTAATAACACTAGGGTTATATTTGCCCTGGGCGTTAGTGCGTGCGCGTCGTTATTTCTACGCGAATACTGACCTCGACGGCGCGCGTTTTTCTTATCACGCAACGGGCAGTTCTATTTTCATTGGCTGGCTGTGTTTGCTGGCGTTATATGTGATCTTTTTCATTAACGTGATGTATCAAAACATGGTCCTGCAACTGTGCATGATTGGCTTATTCCTGCTGTTCTTCCCGTGGTTGATCACCCAGGGCCTGCGTTATCAAATGTTGATGACGGAAATTAATGGCGTGCGTTTTAACTTTTACGCCAGCCCGCTGCGCGCCTGGTGGGTGATGATGGGCTGCCCGCTGCTGATTATTATCGCGTCGGTGGTGGTGTTCTCTCTCTTTACCACCTCGGCCATGAGCAGCACTTCCATCGGCGCTATTATCACCCTTATTGGTCTTGGTTCGCTGGTATTACTGCTGGGTGTGGCCATTATGCAAGGTGTTTACACGGCGCAATGGTTTGGCATGCTGGTGAATAATTTGCAGTATGGCAAATTGAAATTCTCCGGCACCTTTTCCATCAAAAAATGCGTCACCATCATTGTGCTGTCGATGCTGCTGTTTGTGCCGTTTATCGCCCTGATGCTGTATATGATTGTTCCTGCTTTCTACATGATGTCGCAGTATACCTACGCGGTGGGCGGCGATCCGGAGCAGTTAGCAATGCTAATGGGACCTTTCTACGGCAAATTAATGCTGGCCTATTTGATTTATATTGCCGGAGCGATTGTGTGCTTTATTTTCGCCTTCGTGAAACTGCGCAGTTATCTCTATAGCCAATTAGCGCTGGAAGGGGATATTCGCTTCTCTTCAACGGTGACCGTGGGTCGCATGTTCTGGATTTCCATCAGCAACATGCTGGTCTGCTTCGTGACGCTGTTCCTGGCGTGGCCGTGGGCGAAAGTGCGTATGACCCGCTATCTGCTGGAAAACACGCATGTTTATGGCGATCTGGAAGCGTTGACGTTAGAGGATCACGGCGAGAAACCGGCAAAAGATCCGGCGAACTTGCTGGCGCGCGGTTTGTCATTCTATCCGGCGGCGTTTTAA